One Thermococcus kodakarensis KOD1 genomic window carries:
- a CDS encoding ABC transporter permease translates to MSDFWVLAKKEIMNLIRDKKLLFGLIIVPLVLYPALGKMMQVGIEQAQKETHVAIANFDDGKYGELLIRALNVTPNVTVTVISASSPEEALEKASAMEQNVLVVIPHNFSTAIENNQKAEVEIYGIFNTIGTGIRESVSEARIKVVLDVLSEELAKIKIKNAGFENPDAVLKPIEAVSRSVIRGRVVDVSPSLVSSVLASQSTSLPLIVFLMVTITAQMSAGAVAAEKENKTLETLLTLPVKRTTIVASKITGTAVMGLIAALAYMVGLRSYLGTFQTETGISLSDLGLGVTPEGMLLFALVVFLTIVFALSLAMLLAVYAEDVQSANTVVSSVILPLAFPAFLLMFVDLSQLPVFARYGLLAIPFTHPIAAYRYAITGEYAPMLFSVAYLAVVALITLYLTARVFSSEKVLTAKISWGKKRR, encoded by the coding sequence ATGAGCGACTTCTGGGTGCTGGCTAAGAAGGAGATAATGAACCTCATCAGGGACAAGAAGCTCCTCTTCGGCCTAATCATTGTTCCCCTCGTGCTTTATCCTGCTCTAGGAAAAATGATGCAGGTTGGGATAGAACAGGCTCAGAAGGAAACCCACGTCGCGATAGCCAACTTCGACGACGGAAAGTACGGCGAGCTCTTGATACGGGCCCTCAACGTTACTCCAAACGTGACGGTCACCGTTATAAGCGCGTCCTCGCCAGAAGAAGCCCTCGAAAAAGCCTCGGCCATGGAACAAAACGTCCTTGTCGTTATCCCACACAACTTCAGCACGGCGATAGAAAACAACCAGAAGGCTGAGGTGGAGATATACGGCATATTCAACACCATCGGAACGGGAATCAGAGAGAGCGTCAGCGAGGCTAGGATAAAGGTTGTCCTTGACGTGCTTTCAGAAGAGCTTGCAAAGATAAAAATAAAGAACGCGGGCTTTGAGAACCCCGATGCCGTTTTGAAGCCCATTGAAGCCGTCAGCAGGTCGGTTATTCGCGGCAGGGTGGTGGACGTTTCACCCTCACTCGTTTCGTCCGTCCTCGCCTCCCAGTCCACCAGCCTTCCACTCATAGTGTTCCTGATGGTCACAATAACCGCCCAGATGTCGGCTGGAGCGGTGGCGGCCGAGAAGGAGAACAAAACCTTGGAGACTCTGCTGACCCTTCCGGTGAAGAGAACAACGATAGTGGCGTCGAAGATAACTGGGACGGCGGTTATGGGCCTCATTGCGGCTTTAGCTTACATGGTCGGTTTGAGAAGCTATCTCGGAACCTTCCAGACCGAGACGGGGATAAGCCTAAGCGACCTTGGCCTTGGGGTTACTCCCGAAGGGATGCTCCTATTCGCTCTCGTGGTGTTCCTAACGATAGTCTTCGCGCTCTCTCTAGCTATGCTACTAGCTGTTTACGCTGAGGACGTTCAGAGCGCCAACACGGTTGTAAGTTCGGTTATCCTGCCGCTGGCCTTTCCGGCCTTCCTGCTGATGTTCGTTGACCTCTCCCAGCTTCCGGTCTTTGCCCGCTACGGGCTGCTGGCGATTCCGTTCACCCACCCGATAGCGGCCTACAGGTACGCCATAACCGGCGAGTACGCCCCAATGCTATTCAGCGTCGCTTACCTTGCAGTGGTGGCACTCATAACCCTCTACCTGACGGCGAGGGTCTTCTCAAGCGAAAAGGTTCTGACGGCAAAGATAAGCTGGGGGAAGAAGAGGAGGTAA
- a CDS encoding ABC transporter ATP-binding protein, giving the protein MKAVLVEGLEKDYGKVKALKGISFEIKEGEIFGLIGPNGAGKSTTLKILATLLRPTGGKAEVFGHDVVEEAEEVRALISYLPEEAGAYKNLTGLEYLRFMARLYAKDEKKAEEMVKRGVQIAGLGDRLRDKVSTYSKGMTRKLLLARALMVMPKLAILDEPASGLDIVNAYTIRKTIKSFAREEGVTFLVSSHNMLEVEFLCDRVALINEGRIVESGTPAELKEKYDAENLEEVFMRAVGVEIPEPVGGEGS; this is encoded by the coding sequence ATGAAGGCAGTCCTCGTTGAGGGCCTTGAAAAGGACTACGGAAAGGTCAAGGCCCTGAAGGGGATAAGTTTCGAGATTAAAGAAGGGGAAATATTCGGACTCATAGGCCCAAACGGCGCTGGGAAGAGCACCACGCTCAAGATACTTGCCACACTTCTCCGCCCCACCGGTGGAAAAGCGGAAGTCTTTGGCCACGACGTCGTTGAGGAAGCGGAGGAAGTAAGGGCGCTGATAAGCTACCTGCCCGAGGAGGCGGGAGCCTACAAGAACCTGACCGGACTTGAGTACCTCCGCTTTATGGCGAGGCTCTACGCGAAGGACGAGAAGAAAGCGGAAGAGATGGTCAAGCGTGGAGTCCAGATAGCAGGCCTCGGAGACAGACTCAGGGACAAGGTCTCGACGTACTCCAAGGGAATGACGAGGAAGCTTCTCCTCGCGAGAGCGCTCATGGTCATGCCGAAGTTGGCCATCCTCGACGAGCCAGCGAGCGGCCTAGACATAGTCAACGCCTACACGATAAGGAAGACGATAAAGAGCTTCGCCAGGGAGGAGGGCGTTACCTTCCTTGTCTCAAGCCACAATATGCTCGAAGTCGAGTTCCTCTGCGACAGAGTCGCCCTGATAAACGAGGGAAGGATAGTCGAGTCAGGAACTCCAGCCGAGCTGAAGGAGAAGTACGACGCCGAGAACCTCGAGGAGGTCTTCATGAGGGCAGTTGGCGTCGAGATTCCAGAGCCAGTTGGAGGTGAAGGTTCATGA
- a CDS encoding helix-turn-helix transcriptional regulator, with protein MKNRLRELREERGLTQEELAKALGVTRQTIIAIEKGKYDPSLKLAFKIARFFGLNIEDIFIYEGD; from the coding sequence GTGAAGAACCGCCTCCGCGAGCTGAGGGAGGAAAGGGGCCTGACCCAGGAGGAGCTCGCAAAGGCCCTCGGCGTCACGAGACAAACGATAATCGCCATTGAAAAGGGAAAGTACGACCCATCCCTCAAGCTCGCCTTTAAGATAGCAAGGTTTTTTGGGCTCAATATTGAGGACATATTCATTTACGAAGGTGATTAG
- a CDS encoding DUF2178 domain-containing protein, whose amino-acid sequence MLKYEELLVVLVTGIVIGLAYSVKSGKGLLAVGIFLLGILLTYALNWYYNSRVERIEDERTEMINARSTRNAYALMSPSSLPNTSGSTATGTLEQQLCSSSPWSWVHSCSLSPSTGTNG is encoded by the coding sequence ATGCTGAAGTACGAAGAGCTGCTCGTGGTTTTGGTAACCGGTATTGTGATCGGCTTGGCCTATTCCGTGAAGTCCGGGAAGGGCTTGCTTGCGGTTGGGATATTCCTCCTAGGCATCCTGCTGACCTACGCCCTTAACTGGTACTACAATTCCCGTGTGGAGAGGATAGAGGACGAGAGAACTGAGATGATAAACGCCAGGAGCACGAGGAACGCCTACGCCCTGATGAGCCCCTCCTCTTTGCCGAATACCTCTGGGAGTACAGCAACGGGAACACTGGAACAGCAACTATGCTCCTCATCCCCCTGGTCGTGGGTGCATTCGTGCTCCTTGTCTCCCAGCACTGGTACGAACGGGTGA
- a CDS encoding DUF2178 domain-containing protein: MWMKVRYWLGWGVIFAIVLGLFIAASNRGSVTLGVGSIFIGVLIATAYERYLERIGEVIVDERIERISEKSYALSMRVLGFTIALTFVSTSIISQRDPFWKSASIVSGLFMFVYALLPLFARAHYEEVM; this comes from the coding sequence ATGTGGATGAAGGTTCGCTACTGGCTTGGCTGGGGAGTGATATTTGCCATTGTTCTCGGACTGTTCATTGCGGCCTCTAACCGGGGCAGTGTGACTCTGGGTGTTGGAAGCATCTTCATTGGTGTGCTAATTGCCACGGCCTACGAACGCTACCTCGAAAGAATCGGAGAGGTAATCGTTGATGAGAGAATAGAACGCATTAGTGAGAAGAGCTACGCCCTGAGCATGCGTGTCCTCGGCTTTACAATAGCCCTCACCTTCGTCTCAACGAGTATCATCTCCCAGCGCGACCCATTCTGGAAGAGTGCCTCCATTGTCAGCGGCCTCTTCATGTTCGTCTACGCCCTCCTCCCGCTCTTCGCGAGGGCGCACTACGAGGAGGTGATGTGA
- a CDS encoding integrase, with amino-acid sequence MDSTAKIHYGRDRQKYAEWVKRRTPSMAKKYIPLLDKYLWGKKANTPEELRKIIESIPPTKKGNPNRHAYLAIRSYINFLVDTGRIRKSEAIDFKAVIPNIKTNARAESAKVITSEDIREMFSQLKGKNETILRARKLYLKLLAFTGLRGDEVRELMNQFDPRVVEETFKAFGLPEEWRKKIAVYDMERVKLPTRRHGTKRGYVAVFPAELVRELEWFASTGYKLTADNSDKHKLFRDYTKVKDLALLRKFWQNFMNDNVMSTVPNPPADAFHLIEFLQGRAPKTVGGRNYRWNVRNAVRIYYYMVDRLKEELGILEL; translated from the coding sequence GTGGACTCAACGGCCAAGATCCACTATGGTCGTGATAGACAGAAGTACGCTGAATGGGTGAAGAGGCGCACGCCGAGCATGGCTAAAAAGTATATCCCTCTACTGGACAAATACCTTTGGGGAAAGAAAGCTAACACTCCTGAAGAACTGAGGAAAATAATTGAGTCAATACCACCAACAAAGAAAGGCAATCCCAACCGGCACGCCTACCTCGCAATAAGGAGCTACATAAACTTCCTTGTAGATACAGGAAGAATCAGAAAGAGCGAGGCTATTGACTTCAAGGCAGTCATCCCGAACATCAAGACCAACGCAAGAGCCGAGTCGGCCAAGGTGATAACCTCCGAAGACATCAGGGAGATGTTCAGCCAGTTAAAGGGGAAGAATGAGACGATTCTGAGAGCACGAAAACTCTACCTCAAGCTTCTCGCCTTTACAGGCCTCCGCGGTGATGAGGTTAGAGAGCTGATGAACCAGTTTGATCCAAGGGTTGTCGAAGAGACCTTCAAAGCCTTTGGCCTACCCGAGGAGTGGAGGAAGAAGATAGCAGTTTACGACATGGAGAGGGTCAAACTTCCGACCAGAAGGCATGGAACTAAGAGGGGATACGTGGCGGTGTTCCCTGCGGAGCTAGTTAGAGAGCTAGAGTGGTTCGCTAGCACAGGCTATAAACTGACGGCCGATAATTCCGACAAACACAAGCTTTTCAGGGATTATACAAAGGTGAAGGACCTCGCCTTGTTGAGGAAGTTCTGGCAGAACTTCATGAACGACAACGTGATGAGCACGGTTCCAAACCCGCCGGCCGATGCTTTTCACTTGATAGAATTCCTCCAGGGAAGAGCACCAAAGACGGTTGGAGGCAGGAATTACCGCTGGAACGTCAGGAATGCGGTGAGGATCTACTACTACATGGTGGACAGATTAAAAGAAGAGCTGGGGATTTTGGAACTGTGA
- a CDS encoding putative toxin-antitoxin system toxin component, PIN family, which produces MPRGKIRTVFDTSILVSALKSRSPSKSPAWFCLTCLKEKFLENYVSSEIIEEMKFTLAIIAIEVASKTNRKGVLALADELIELIQRNSKKIVPKVDFSRDQSVIRIIKDESDIKFLNVVYSAKAKFLLTQNTGHFGNFVVSGGKTGKAKIRQHYFNVMTAREFQSYLSSAYPKIAEKCKKKRKKS; this is translated from the coding sequence ATGCCGAGGGGTAAAATCAGGACAGTATTTGATACGTCTATTTTGGTGAGTGCTCTTAAATCCAGATCCCCCTCAAAGAGTCCAGCCTGGTTCTGTCTCACGTGCCTTAAGGAAAAGTTCCTTGAGAACTACGTTTCCAGTGAGATTATTGAAGAAATGAAGTTTACCCTTGCCATCATTGCCATAGAAGTGGCTTCAAAAACGAACCGAAAAGGCGTCTTAGCTCTTGCTGACGAGCTTATAGAACTTATACAGCGGAATTCTAAGAAGATCGTGCCTAAGGTGGACTTCTCACGGGATCAGTCGGTTATCAGGATTATTAAGGATGAGTCGGATATTAAGTTCCTCAATGTTGTTTACTCTGCAAAGGCGAAGTTTCTCCTCACCCAGAACACCGGCCACTTTGGAAATTTTGTTGTATCGGGAGGTAAGACGGGTAAGGCAAAGATACGGCAACATTACTTCAATGTTATGACTGCAAGGGAATTCCAGAGTTATTTAAGCTCAGCATACCCAAAGATCGCAGAGAAATGCAAGAAAAAGAGAAAGAAGAGTTAG
- a CDS encoding helicase HerA domain-containing protein has product MAILDVDIPPWSIDLIYGNTGSGKSFFAGWLIEQAYERGRRFIVLDTKVKNHIGLVTLPGVKLLKVKVGARYNWKKLIDFDQVLVVPTRGTISRIGVDGLVEQYYKPLLDELFRRDRDRIIVVEEAHRYNPSSRRPGKELEQLFREGRDGRLYTVAITQSIADFPKLLFRQAQRHFIFQHYVPNDIIYLNRMIPGFSELNDQLRKHDLVEFVPPDKVRVIKRELVIRRTRHYG; this is encoded by the coding sequence GTGGCGATTCTGGACGTGGATATTCCGCCGTGGAGCATTGATTTAATCTATGGGAACACGGGGAGCGGGAAGAGCTTTTTCGCTGGGTGGCTTATTGAGCAGGCTTATGAGAGGGGTAGGAGGTTCATCGTGCTGGATACGAAGGTTAAGAACCACATCGGTCTGGTTACCCTTCCTGGGGTTAAGCTGCTCAAGGTAAAGGTGGGTGCGAGGTACAACTGGAAAAAGCTCATTGATTTTGATCAGGTCCTCGTGGTCCCTACGAGGGGGACTATCAGCAGGATTGGCGTGGACGGCCTTGTGGAGCAGTACTATAAGCCTCTTCTGGATGAGCTGTTCAGGCGGGATCGAGATAGGATTATTGTGGTGGAGGAGGCTCATAGGTATAATCCGTCCTCGAGGAGGCCGGGGAAGGAGTTGGAGCAGTTGTTTAGGGAGGGTCGTGATGGGAGGCTCTACACGGTGGCGATTACTCAGTCGATAGCGGATTTTCCAAAGCTCCTCTTTCGTCAGGCGCAGCGGCATTTTATCTTCCAGCACTACGTTCCGAATGACATCATTTACCTCAACAGGATGATTCCGGGGTTTTCTGAGTTGAACGATCAGTTGAGAAAGCACGATTTGGTGGAGTTTGTTCCGCCGGATAAGGTGAGGGTGATCAAGCGCGAATTGGTCATCAGGAGGACGAGGCACTACGGGTGA
- a CDS encoding AAA family ATPase: MLTKVTDVTGEISENKDNSGVTNEMYRNVTEVTEKYRNVIEFLNLIQKAFNLQRTVEALPYYVLWTNGRLSLTKLKEIMEEYNSHLPKPYTHSSLKVALSVLRRDKTNVLEVKDKELGITYYELKPEAVEEILNVLQVEAKLRELEEAKAKDHEDLVNLAREFFREFYRDRIAEALTGSRDRFIVVDWMELNAVLPQLAEAVVERPVVAIKAFNDALRRFVEEDLMVEVRGEWSVHFTNLRDKLKPEDVRAEHVGKLVEIKGLVTGVSNVRSFYRKAVFVCLDCGARMARLQQPLKPLVRPKRCEACGSRNVELLEEESDKLDFQFFKVQDSPEDLSGGEPSERLAYVIGPQAGILKGGMRVRLSAIVRERVYKKDDLPVYERVLEVNHVEVLDKAMSVEELSEEDLRRVRELARVHGDKLPFVVASSIAPNLYGLEREKLGAAVSIVGGVPTQAKPRGHIHLLLVGDPGCGKTELLGAVERVAPKAIFTSGPGSSGVGLTATVKRNEVSKGDWMIVGGALVLASGGVCLIDELEKMKEDERKALHTAMEQQLIPINKAGINVVLKIDTTIMATANPKGGKFDRDKTVIEQIDFPPTLLNRFDLAFVVLDDYQEGDDVLDYVMEVNDAGAAGPIPEDLLRKFFVYARSLRPRFSEEAKEAIKAGFKELRKKYKSGKIALNLRYFNGLMRIAEAFAKLRLSETVEPVDVERAVNLFESSIRMIAYDPETDQYDLAILEVGVPSDVLDLQERVIGFLREASSWFPNGVPWGTVVDAMVEKGYPKEKVVQVLRDLMTHGRVAEVEANRLKLVG, from the coding sequence ATGTTAACAAAAGTTACAGACGTTACAGGCGAGATTTCGGAAAATAAAGACAATTCTGGCGTTACAAATGAGATGTATCGGAATGTAACTGAGGTAACCGAAAAGTATCGGAATGTAATCGAGTTTCTAAACCTAATCCAGAAAGCGTTTAATCTACAAAGAACTGTTGAAGCCCTACCCTATTATGTTCTCTGGACCAATGGGAGACTCAGCTTAACAAAGTTGAAGGAGATAATGGAAGAATACAACAGCCATTTACCTAAGCCATATACTCACAGTTCCTTAAAAGTAGCTTTATCCGTTCTTCGCCGTGATAAGACCAACGTCCTCGAGGTGAAGGACAAGGAGCTCGGCATTACCTACTATGAGCTGAAGCCTGAGGCAGTGGAGGAGATTCTGAATGTTCTTCAGGTTGAGGCTAAGCTCAGGGAGCTGGAGGAGGCCAAGGCTAAGGATCATGAGGACTTGGTGAATCTCGCTCGTGAGTTCTTCAGGGAGTTTTACAGGGATAGGATCGCGGAGGCTTTGACGGGTTCGAGGGATCGGTTTATTGTTGTGGACTGGATGGAGCTTAATGCTGTCCTGCCTCAGCTGGCGGAGGCCGTTGTCGAGCGTCCTGTTGTTGCCATCAAGGCCTTCAACGATGCCTTGAGGCGGTTCGTTGAGGAGGACCTGATGGTCGAGGTCAGGGGGGAGTGGTCGGTTCACTTCACGAATCTTAGGGATAAGCTGAAGCCTGAGGATGTTAGGGCGGAGCATGTTGGGAAGCTGGTTGAGATCAAGGGTCTAGTTACTGGGGTGAGTAATGTCCGGTCGTTTTACAGGAAGGCGGTGTTCGTGTGTTTGGACTGTGGCGCGAGGATGGCGAGGCTGCAGCAGCCTTTGAAGCCTCTGGTAAGGCCGAAGAGGTGTGAGGCCTGTGGTTCGAGGAACGTTGAACTGCTCGAGGAGGAGAGTGATAAGCTGGACTTCCAGTTTTTCAAAGTGCAGGATTCGCCTGAGGATTTGAGTGGTGGTGAGCCGTCGGAGAGGCTGGCTTACGTGATTGGTCCTCAGGCTGGGATTCTGAAGGGTGGTATGCGGGTTCGGTTGAGCGCTATTGTTCGGGAGCGTGTTTACAAGAAGGATGATCTTCCGGTCTATGAGCGGGTTCTGGAGGTGAATCATGTGGAGGTTCTGGACAAGGCCATGTCGGTTGAGGAGCTGAGCGAGGAGGACCTGAGGAGGGTCAGGGAGCTGGCGAGGGTGCATGGGGATAAGCTGCCTTTTGTGGTGGCTTCTTCGATTGCGCCGAATCTCTACGGCTTGGAGAGGGAGAAGTTGGGTGCGGCTGTGTCTATTGTTGGTGGCGTCCCGACTCAGGCGAAGCCGAGGGGTCATATTCACCTCTTGCTCGTTGGTGATCCTGGGTGTGGTAAGACTGAGCTGTTGGGGGCCGTGGAGAGGGTTGCGCCTAAGGCGATCTTTACCTCTGGTCCCGGGTCGAGTGGCGTTGGCCTTACGGCGACGGTTAAGAGGAACGAGGTCAGTAAGGGGGACTGGATGATCGTTGGCGGTGCGCTGGTCCTGGCGAGTGGGGGAGTATGCCTTATTGATGAGCTGGAGAAGATGAAAGAGGATGAGCGGAAGGCTTTACACACGGCCATGGAGCAGCAGCTTATCCCGATCAATAAGGCTGGGATTAACGTGGTCCTCAAGATTGACACGACGATCATGGCGACTGCTAACCCAAAGGGTGGGAAGTTTGACCGGGATAAGACGGTGATTGAGCAGATTGACTTTCCGCCGACGCTTCTTAATCGCTTTGACCTGGCTTTTGTCGTCCTGGACGATTACCAGGAGGGGGATGATGTCCTGGACTACGTGATGGAGGTGAACGATGCTGGAGCAGCGGGACCTATACCTGAGGACCTGCTGAGGAAGTTCTTTGTTTATGCGAGGAGTTTGAGGCCGAGGTTCTCGGAGGAGGCTAAGGAGGCCATTAAGGCTGGCTTCAAGGAGTTAAGGAAGAAGTATAAGAGCGGGAAAATCGCGCTGAATCTGCGTTATTTCAATGGCCTTATGAGGATCGCGGAGGCCTTTGCTAAGCTGAGGTTGAGTGAGACGGTGGAGCCTGTTGATGTTGAGAGAGCGGTGAACCTCTTTGAGTCTTCGATCAGGATGATTGCGTATGATCCTGAGACGGATCAGTATGACTTGGCCATCCTCGAGGTTGGGGTGCCGAGTGATGTGCTGGACCTTCAGGAGAGGGTGATTGGTTTTCTGAGGGAAGCCTCTTCTTGGTTCCCGAATGGGGTTCCTTGGGGGACTGTGGTGGATGCTATGGTGGAGAAGGGTTATCCAAAGGAGAAGGTGGTGCAGGTCCTACGGGATCTTATGACTCATGGGAGAGTTGCGGAGGTTGAGGCTAATAGATTGAAGTTGGTGGGGTGA